Part of the Vanessa cardui chromosome 23, ilVanCard2.1, whole genome shotgun sequence genome, CGTAACGCCATGTTATATagacaataaaatttaacttatattttcaaACGGACTACACAAAAACACTGAAAGCTTTTACAGTAAGCTATATTTACCACTGAAGAGAAAATTATgagtatattaaataacattactaaTTACTTTAAGATgctatttaatacttatttgtaTATCTTGCTTATCTTTTGTACATAATGCGATAAAAATTAgttgttattaaatatgatatgaatGATTATCATTactggtaataaatattattaaaatcgactGCATTTTTTTCATCGATTTCTTAAGCACGAATTATTGGTCAGCTAATCAAattttactgagtttctttaACGCATCAGCATCCCGGAATCGTAAAAGCAGAAGTGCAATATTCCTACGCCTGAATTTTGACATTAGGCTTTTGTTTTACATGCAAATTGTCTTGCGTAACTATTATCTATTTATCCAAAACTCTTACTCAGTAAATACTCTTATTAAACAACTCTCCATACCTTACTTAAGGCAATGTGATTGAACTGTCTACATTCATACGTCTTTTGGCAACTGACATACAATTCGTTCCAACGATTTGTCGTTGACATAAAAATAGCTTCGAAATAATGACAAAATTGTAACGACATGACAAATTAGATAGTAGGGTTTTAGAAAATTGGACGAATCGGATGATACTCCGAGTCGACCATTAGCGGATGAAGCGGCGCGTACGCAGAAACAAAAGGCACTCGCATTTTGGACGATTTTATTTCACCCTAACGGAATTACTATCGAGACAAGGTAGGTTCCGCGAGACCGTCCGACCGTGAATAGTCTGGAAAAACGCAAGTTTATACTTAcacatgtataaatataacGTCTTCGAACGATAGTGATTCAGTTTTGCGCGATCGCTTGATACAAAATGGTGGACCGAGGAGGGGTGCTATACTAGGCATAACAAATACACGTAACATTGATATAACGTGACGCGAGGACAGTTTTACAACCAGTGACGCGTTGCTAATTAAACAGGTGATAATTAATCAGCCATCATGAAGTACCATATGAGGTTAAAGTGTCAGACGATAGTGGTATTGTGTTACGCTGTATTGTCAACAACAGCTGATCAAGAATATGATGACAAACCGACGAAAGTTTGGTCGTTTCCCAGTGCCTCGAGTAGTGAACGTTTACCTGTTATTAATGTGACTAGAGCTGCAACTGTGATACCGAATTACAATAGTGACCCAATCAATGCCAGATCATCGAGAGCACCGAAAATTTTTAAGCCGTATGCGTTCCGACCCCGTGCGATACCACTGAAAAAAATCGAACAGTCACCACAGGCAAAGAGTGTTTATTACACGCAAGACAACAAATACAAAACCGAGATACTGTTCCCTGGTAATTACTTCGCAATTCCCAAAGAGAAAAGTATTGAAGAAAAACGTTCCGCGTATGATACCTTGAGTGGTGAGCAGTTCGAACCGAAAGCGATACCTTTGCTACGGGGCCAGGGTTTTGAGAAGCGATCGCTTGATGTCAATGTAGAACCAGTTGTCGATAAGTCTGATGAGGTTCCGGATCAACAAGCGTCAAGGAGATCATTGTCATGTAAGATTCACTgaacatttttaattcaaacttaGATATTccaaaacatacatttttttacatgacTTGtcaaatttttgaaatatttggcTACATtccatttcaattatatatgggcatagtataaatataatttgcaatATGAATAGAGAAAATTtaatccaaaaaaaaagaacagtaaTTTAAAGTAAGTCACCGTCgtttgtattgaaaatattaacggCATCTCTATCATTACCATCCATTATAGCTTCACCGTCGAACGCTGTTCCCTGAACCGCAGAAACCTTAAATTTCATCGATTCTAACTTATAATCATTTCCGCTTG contains:
- the LOC124539928 gene encoding uncharacterized protein LOC124539928, which produces MKYHMRLKCQTIVVLCYAVLSTTADQEYDDKPTKVWSFPSASSSERLPVINVTRAATVIPNYNSDPINARSSRAPKIFKPYAFRPRAIPLKKIEQSPQAKSVYYTQDNKYKTEILFPGNYFAIPKEKSIEEKRSAYDTLSGEQFEPKAIPLLRGQGFEKRSLDVNVEPVVDKSDEVPDQQASRRSLSYILGAEEDEDSEDEDGEYEEEDDTLLQKEDDIKLKHKIPHKIKNKIKKVKKYSKYMMPLLLAYKLKYFALIPVMIGGLVLLVGATGLAGFFFALFAAVMGLQKGGY